In Flavobacterium endoglycinae, one DNA window encodes the following:
- the pckA gene encoding phosphoenolpyruvate carboxykinase (ATP) yields MDNNILFAQSISLKDLGIENATVRYQLSPEELHAITVQSGQGVEASTGALAINTGEFTGRSPQDRYIVKDKITEDKVWWGNVNIPFAPEAFEKLYNKVTAFLSDKEVFVRDSYVCSDKNYRLNVRVVTETAWSNLFCYNMFLRPEDSELANFTPEWTVVCAPSFMADPALDGTRQSNFAILDFTKKIALIGGTGYTGEMKKGIFSALNFILPVFENTLPMHCSANVGKEGDTAIFFGLSGTGKTTLSADPERKLIGDDEHGWTSENTVFNFEGGCYAKVINLSEENEPDIFRAIKKGALLENVVFKAGTNEVDYDDVSITQNTRVSYPITHIDNIQPGSIGHNPKNIFFLTADSFGILPPISRLTPGQAAYHFISGYTAKVAGTEAGVTEPQPNFSACFGAPFMPLHPTKYAEMLSKKMKDAGVKVWLINTGWTGGAYGTGSRMKLKYTRAMITAALNGELDNVEYVNHKVFGIAKPQSCPNVPSEILNPRNTWEDKDLYDKKALELAHKFKANFAKFEEFANAEILAGAPITE; encoded by the coding sequence ATGGACAATAATATCCTATTCGCGCAATCGATTTCGTTAAAAGACTTAGGGATTGAAAATGCGACAGTTCGCTACCAGTTATCACCAGAAGAATTACATGCGATTACTGTGCAGTCAGGACAAGGTGTTGAGGCCTCTACAGGTGCTTTGGCGATTAATACAGGTGAATTTACAGGACGATCTCCACAAGATCGTTATATTGTAAAAGATAAAATTACAGAAGATAAAGTTTGGTGGGGAAATGTAAATATTCCTTTTGCTCCAGAAGCTTTTGAAAAACTATATAATAAGGTAACAGCATTTTTATCAGACAAAGAGGTTTTTGTTCGTGATTCTTATGTGTGTTCTGATAAAAACTACAGATTAAATGTTCGCGTTGTAACAGAGACTGCATGGTCAAACTTATTCTGCTACAATATGTTCCTAAGACCAGAGGATTCTGAATTAGCGAATTTTACTCCAGAATGGACCGTAGTTTGTGCTCCAAGTTTTATGGCAGATCCAGCTCTAGACGGAACACGCCAGTCTAATTTTGCTATTTTGGATTTTACTAAAAAAATAGCTCTTATTGGCGGAACTGGATATACAGGAGAAATGAAAAAAGGAATTTTCTCTGCTTTGAACTTCATTTTACCAGTTTTCGAAAATACATTACCAATGCACTGTAGCGCTAACGTAGGTAAAGAGGGTGATACAGCAATTTTCTTCGGACTTTCAGGAACTGGAAAAACAACTTTATCTGCTGATCCAGAACGTAAATTAATTGGCGATGACGAACACGGTTGGACAAGCGAGAACACAGTTTTCAACTTCGAAGGCGGTTGCTACGCTAAAGTAATCAACTTATCTGAAGAGAATGAACCAGATATTTTTAGAGCCATTAAAAAAGGTGCGCTTTTAGAAAATGTGGTTTTTAAAGCAGGAACAAATGAAGTTGATTATGATGATGTTTCAATCACACAAAATACACGTGTAAGTTACCCAATAACACATATTGATAATATTCAGCCGGGTTCTATTGGTCATAATCCAAAAAATATATTTTTCTTAACAGCGGATTCATTCGGAATTCTGCCTCCAATTTCAAGATTAACTCCAGGTCAGGCGGCTTACCACTTTATTTCTGGATATACTGCAAAAGTTGCTGGAACAGAAGCAGGAGTTACAGAACCACAGCCAAACTTCTCAGCTTGTTTTGGAGCGCCATTTATGCCTTTGCATCCAACTAAATATGCCGAAATGTTAAGCAAAAAAATGAAAGATGCAGGAGTAAAAGTGTGGTTAATCAACACTGGATGGACAGGCGGAGCTTATGGAACTGGAAGCCGTATGAAACTAAAATACACTCGTGCTATGATTACGGCAGCATTAAACGGAGAATTGGATAATGTTGAGTACGTAAACCACAAAGTATTTGGAATTGCAAAACCACAATCTTGTCCAAACGTTCCAAGTGAAATTCTAAATCCTAGAAATACTTGGGAAGACAAAGATTTATACGATAAAAAAGCGTTAGAATTAGCTCATAAATTCAAAGCTAATTTTGCGAAATTTGAAGAGTTTGCCAATGCTGAAATTTTAGCTGGCGCACCAATTACAGAATAA
- a CDS encoding energy transducer TonB, producing the protein MRKIFSQSLIVIAMLLGGKSAAQDLSISNDQSNDVFVAVEIAADFPGSIYSFRNFVKSNFEIPKKAVRKKVKGEIPVQFIVEKDGSLSDIKVLTDLGFGLNEEVIRVFKLSPKWKPASFNGKKSKSLITFRIYIDTENEKDKRIYFEKK; encoded by the coding sequence ATGAGAAAAATTTTTAGTCAGAGTTTGATTGTCATTGCAATGTTGTTGGGCGGTAAAAGTGCAGCTCAAGATTTATCAATCAGTAATGATCAATCAAATGATGTATTTGTTGCAGTCGAAATTGCTGCCGATTTTCCGGGAAGTATTTATAGTTTTCGAAATTTTGTAAAGAGTAATTTTGAGATTCCGAAGAAAGCAGTTCGGAAAAAAGTAAAAGGAGAAATTCCAGTACAATTTATAGTAGAAAAAGACGGCTCATTGTCGGATATTAAAGTTTTAACAGATTTAGGATTTGGATTAAACGAAGAGGTTATCCGAGTTTTTAAACTTTCGCCAAAATGGAAACCCGCTTCTTTTAACGGAAAAAAATCTAAGAGTTTGATCACCTTCAGAATATATATAGATACCGAAAATGAAAAAGACAAACGTATTTATTTTGAAAAGAAATAA
- a CDS encoding saccharopine dehydrogenase family protein, which translates to MRSVLIIGAGRSASSLIRYLLAKSESENLHLVVADLSLALAEKKTQKHPNATPIALDIFNKEERQAAIEKASIVISMLPAHLHIEIAKDCLYFKKHLVTASYISDAMQSLDEEAKKNNLIFMNEIGLDPGIDHMSAMKVIDEIRSKGGKMLLFESFCGGLVAPESDNNLWNYKFTWAPRNVVLAGQGGAAKFIQEGTYKYIPYSALFRRTEFLEVEGYGKFEAYSNRDSLKYRSVYGLDDVLTLYRGTIRRVGFSRAWNMFVQLGMTDDSYIMEDSETMSYRQFTNSFLPYHPTDSVEIKTRLILKIDQDDIMWDKLLELDLFNPDKIVNLPNATPAQILEKILTDSWALEPDDKDMIVMYHKFGYELNGEKKQIDSKMVCIGDDQTYTSMAKTVGLPVAIATLLILNGKITTPGVQLPIRKEVYDPILKELEDYGVIFNEQTMPYFGYNPDLF; encoded by the coding sequence ATGAGAAGCGTTTTAATAATTGGAGCCGGCAGATCTGCATCTTCTTTGATACGGTACTTGCTTGCAAAATCAGAAAGTGAAAATCTTCATCTTGTTGTTGCCGACTTATCTTTGGCTTTGGCCGAAAAAAAAACGCAGAAACACCCTAACGCTACTCCTATTGCTTTAGATATTTTTAATAAAGAAGAAAGACAAGCCGCGATCGAAAAAGCTTCAATAGTCATTTCAATGCTTCCGGCACATCTGCATATCGAAATTGCCAAAGATTGTCTTTATTTCAAAAAACATCTGGTAACGGCTTCTTATATAAGCGATGCCATGCAGTCTCTTGATGAAGAAGCGAAGAAAAACAATCTTATTTTCATGAACGAAATTGGTCTTGATCCTGGAATCGACCACATGAGCGCCATGAAAGTAATTGATGAAATCCGATCAAAAGGCGGTAAAATGCTTTTGTTTGAATCGTTCTGTGGCGGTTTAGTCGCACCAGAATCTGATAATAACTTGTGGAATTATAAATTTACTTGGGCGCCAAGAAACGTCGTTTTAGCCGGACAAGGCGGTGCGGCCAAGTTTATTCAAGAAGGTACTTATAAATACATTCCATATAGTGCTTTGTTCCGAAGAACTGAATTTCTGGAAGTCGAAGGTTACGGAAAGTTTGAAGCGTATTCTAACCGCGATTCGCTTAAATACAGATCCGTTTATGGTTTAGACGATGTTTTAACATTATATAGAGGAACAATTCGAAGAGTTGGTTTTTCAAGAGCTTGGAACATGTTTGTCCAATTAGGAATGACCGACGACAGTTACATTATGGAAGATTCTGAAACCATGAGTTACCGTCAGTTTACAAACTCGTTTCTGCCTTATCACCCGACGGATTCTGTTGAAATAAAAACTCGTTTGATTTTAAAAATCGATCAAGACGATATTATGTGGGACAAACTTTTGGAACTGGATTTATTCAACCCAGATAAAATTGTAAATCTTCCAAATGCTACTCCGGCTCAGATTTTAGAAAAAATCCTGACCGACAGCTGGGCTCTTGAACCAGATGATAAAGATATGATAGTAATGTATCATAAATTTGGTTACGAATTAAACGGCGAAAAGAAACAAATCGATTCGAAAATGGTCTGCATTGGCGATGACCAAACGTATACTTCAATGGCCAAAACAGTTGGACTTCCTGTAGCAATCGCAACTCTGCTTATTTTGAACGGAAAAATTACAACTCCAGGTGTACAGCTTCCGATAAGAAAAGAAGTTTACGACCCAATATTAAAAGAATTAGAAGACTATGGTGTAATTTTTAACGAACAAACCATGCCTTATTTTGGATATAATCCTGACTTATTTTAG
- a CDS encoding DUF423 domain-containing protein, giving the protein MKRRIVLTGAFIGMLAIILGAFGAHLLKKYLTVDELNTFEVGVRYQMYHALFLLFLSTRKEIAEKTLKTIYNLVLAGVVLFSGSIYLLATKSLTLFDFKIIVFATPLGGFLLIIGWAVLFLTILRKKS; this is encoded by the coding sequence ATGAAAAGAAGAATCGTTCTCACTGGAGCTTTTATCGGAATGTTGGCCATTATATTAGGTGCTTTTGGAGCGCATTTATTAAAAAAATATTTAACGGTTGACGAACTGAATACATTTGAGGTCGGTGTGCGTTATCAAATGTACCATGCTCTTTTTCTTCTTTTCCTTTCTACGAGAAAAGAAATTGCCGAAAAAACCTTAAAAACAATCTATAATCTGGTTCTGGCTGGTGTGGTTCTTTTTAGCGGTTCTATTTATTTATTAGCTACTAAAAGTCTCACATTATTCGACTTTAAAATTATAGTATTCGCAACACCTTTGGGTGGATTCTTATTAATTATAGGCTGGGCGGTATTATTTCTTACTATTTTGAGGAAAAAATCATAA
- a CDS encoding helix-turn-helix domain-containing protein: MPVGFKIKKLREENNLSQSLLADQLGISQSELSKIENGRAKKIDIYLMIEICKYFNKSLDFFTPEKKSEEEEENFSIEISSSIVLDELKKIINEFQKKNKK; the protein is encoded by the coding sequence ATGCCTGTAGGATTTAAAATCAAAAAATTAAGAGAAGAGAATAATTTATCTCAAAGCTTATTAGCTGATCAATTAGGAATATCACAAAGTGAGTTGTCAAAAATTGAGAATGGAAGGGCAAAAAAAATTGACATTTATCTCATGATTGAGATATGTAAGTATTTCAACAAGTCCTTAGATTTTTTTACTCCAGAAAAAAAATCAGAAGAAGAAGAGGAAAATTTTAGTATCGAAATTTCTTCTAGTATAGTACTGGATGAACTAAAAAAAATAATTAATGAATTTCAAAAGAAAAACAAAAAATAA